From Hermetia illucens chromosome 6, iHerIll2.2.curated.20191125, whole genome shotgun sequence, one genomic window encodes:
- the LOC119658622 gene encoding uncharacterized protein LOC119658622 — MGDNINTSIEFHLEQINILKTTRMEVENLPRNALGFVWHPNDEEYRDLVTADDVLQHLDLLNVEINKNEERVLELNMAKLELNLTDMCRLEDDGVPEDSDATVVYQAARITPPCLRRLFMGSEHDDDDSNLTLLPRDSKCEDETSSLKSEGSSTSTTDEDVPAFPSFADQLNLKITYEDIVATRPPRMPFRILRDYYKENTSDLCSDGESCPVSSRSKSDNGGENAPRSAAVQSPSDYISCVDDRSSGYFSGGECSYITARRETTREPSEREPTRQQGTFYRDNWWNRRFIPPARRETIREPSEREPARQQGTFYQDNWRNRRFIPPARRETASESREPARQQGTFYRDNWRNRRFIPPRILRLRKLGWRV; from the exons atgGGTGATAATATTAATACAAGCATTGAGTTCCACTTGGAACAGATCAATATATTGAAGACTACTAgaatggaggtggaaaatcttccaCGAAATGCTTTGGGGTTCGTCTGGCATCCAAATGatgaggaatacagggatctggtGACGGCAGATGATGTGCTGCAGCACCTGGACCTCTTAAATGTAGAAATTAACAAGAATGAAGAGAGGGTGCTTGAACTGAACATGGCTAAACTGGAGCTGAATTTGACTGATATGTGTCGACTAGAGGATGATGGTGTTCCAGAAGACTCCGATGCCACCGTGGTATACCAAGCGGCCAGGATTACTCCGCCATGTCTGCGCCGACTGTTCATGG GATCGGAACATGACGACGATGATAGCAACTTAACTCTGCTGCCCAGAGATTCCAAGTGTGAAGACGAGACTAGTTCTCTGAAGTCTGAAGGGAGTTCTACTTCCACAACGGATGAAGATGTCCCCGCTTTTCCATCATTTGCGGACCAGCTGAACCTTAAGATCACATACGAAGATATAGTTGCAACGCGTCCTCCAAGAATGCCATTTCGAATCCTACGTGACTATTATAAGGAAAACACATCGGATTTGTGTTCTGATGGTGAAAGCTGCCCGGTATCTTCGCGTTCCAAAAGTGATAATGGGGGTGAAAATGCACCTAGGAGTGCCGCAGTGCAGTCACCATCCGACTACATCAGTTGCGTTGATGACAGAAGTTCAGGTTACTTTTCTGGTGGTGAATGTTCATATATAACTGCTCGACGTGAAACGACAAGAGAACCAAGCGAAAGAGAACCTACCCGTCAACAAGGGACATTTTATCGGGATAATTGGTGGAATAGACGATTTATTCCTCCTGCTCGACGTGAAACGATAAGAGAACCAAGCGAAAGAGAACCTGCCCGTCAACAAGGGACATTTTATCAGGATAATTGGAGGAATAGACGGTTTATTCCTCCTGCTCGACGTGAAACGGCAAGCGAATCAAGAGAACCTGCGCGTCAACAAGGGACATTTTATCGGGATAATTGGAGGAATAGACGGTTTATTCCTCCACGTATCTTGAGGCTACGTAAATTGGGTTGGAGAGTATAA